A window of the Aspergillus flavus chromosome 6, complete sequence genome harbors these coding sequences:
- a CDS encoding C6 transcription factor yields the protein MELQSSKTMQSYSRVSVACEACRKRKRKCDGLRPTCSYCLERNRICEYTVEKRVKRRVDPDYVRTLEDEIAILKQELAQAPFSRRTILDDDMVHAQGEPKRSSEEDGAVAIQDSMTTAIEDVSALIWRMSLDNNGDASFIGPSGNFCFPVTHWDAADFREKRKAVATPTASTSGAPHIPAPWPDPINILGITNYLLDVFANLINPIQQFVDSETLDQLRGDDLSHGLRLVKTAALAAAALVADDPQSKAIGDEAAAAFDKTALQLCRELPEISTIQSLSIMSWRELGLEQHNMAWMYNCSDFYGKAMCASLVLHLGLPVIITPDRGPASRAPGELSAESRTRDSRLRTLWSSVLMDRIATSLLGRNCLLPWKRIKCPSFLSAVGPSPSLDELAFDYQCRLWFIHDQYMDKIYSFDFSELSSTERSRLLLDARDQLLSFYRQIHPSLQLSRTSITTETPTPAIIYLHISYHMSFILIHRPYLKVAVRNSPTIYRLALRSVTTAAASIVRLLRIHANILPLSLAPPFIVHSVLTAAVTHLCNATSTHNTLRSQSIAHFRVCFRALLVMQSRWVKATRAIRLLRGLAHRWRVMGALPLQYGFEAGGGGEAEETGWQQAEAEAEEGEREVERENEDEEREEDGRIVDTEENWPLAAEADAANSNFDGDEMEMFDSIRPETFVFDTEYRQWELSMGLEL from the exons ATGGAACTGCAAAGCAGCAAGACAATGCAGTCATATTCCCGCGTTTCTGTTGCGTGTGAGGCCTGTCGGAAACGGAAGCGCAAG TGCGATGGCTTACGCCCAACCTGCTCCTACTGCCTAGAACGAAACAGGATCTGTGAGTATACGGTGGAGAAGCGTGTGAA GCGCAGAGTGGATCCGGACTATGTGCGGACGCTGGAAGACGAGATTGCAATACTAAAGCAGGAACTGGCACAGGCACCCTTCTCCAGGCGGACCATATTGGACGATGATATGGTTCATGCTCAGGGGGAGCCGAAGCGAAgcagtgaagaagatggcgCTGTTGCCATCCAGGATAGCATGACCACGGCGATCGAGGATGTAAGCGCCCTGATATGGCGCATGAGCCTTGATAACAACGGCGATGCATCCTTTATCGGGCCATCGGGCAACTTCTGTTTTCCCGTCACTCACTGGGACGCTGCAGACTTTcgggagaagagaaaggctGTGGCCACGCCAACGGCGTCCACATCGGGAGCACCGCATATACCAGCCCCCTGGCCGGATCCGATTAATATACTGGGGATTACCAACTATCTGCTTGATGTGTTCGCAAACTTGATCAACCCCATTCAGCAATTTGTCGACAGCGAAACCCTCGACCAACTCCGTGGCGATGATCTGAGTCACGGCCTACGACTGGTCAAAACCGCTGCGTTGGCCGCTGCAGCTCTGGTTGCGGATGACCCGCAGAGCAAGGCAATTGGTGATGAGGCAGCCGCTGCATTTGACAAGACAGCACTACAGCTCTGTCGAGAGTTGCCAGAAATCTCGACGATCCAGTCTCTCTCCATCATGTCGTGGAGAGAGCTAGGCTTGGAGCAACATAATATGGCCTGGATGTATAACT GTTCTGACTTCTACGGCAAAGCAATGTGTGCCAGTCTAGTTCTGCACCTAGGCCTACCAGTCATCATAACCCCAGACAGAGGACCCGCCAGTCGAGCGCCTGGTGAGCTCTCCGCGGAGTCAAGAACTCGTGATTCACGGTTGAGGACTCTTTGGTCTTCTGTTTTGATGGACCG AATTGCAACCTCTCTCCTCGGCAGGAACTGTCTGCTCCCGTGGAAAAGGATCAAGTGTCCCTCCTTCCTTAGTGCGGTCGGTCCTTCGCCGTCTCTGGACGAGCTGGCATTCGACTACCAATGCCGCCTGTGGTTCATCCATGACCAGTACATGGACAAAAT TTACTCGTTTGATTTCTCCGAGCTCAGCAGCACCGAGAGAtcccgcctcctcctcgacgCGCGCGACCAGCTCCTCTCCTTCTATCGGCAGATCCACCCTTCCCTCCAGCTGTCACGCACTAGCATCACCACGGAGACTCCTACTCCTGCTATTATCTATCTCCACATCTCCTACCACATGtccttcatcctcatccaccgCCCTTACCTCAAAGTCGCCGTCCGAAACAGCCCGACTATCTACCGTCTGGCCCTCCGCTCCGTTACCACCGCTGCTGCATCCATCGTCCGTCTCCTGCGTATCCACGCCAATATTCTTCCGCTGTCCTTGGCCCCACCTTTTATCGTGCATAGCGTGCTCACGGCCGCCGTGACGCATCTGTGTAACGCGACTAGCACGCACAATACCTTGCGTAGCCAATCGATTGCCCACTTCCGCGTGTGTTTCCGTGCGCTTCTAGTGATGCAGAGTAGGTGGGTTAAGGCGACGCGCGCCATCAGGCTGTTGCGGGGGCTTGCGCACAGGTGGCGGGTTATGGGAGCCTTGCCGTTGCAATATGGATTCGAGGCTGGTGGAGGTggggaggccgaggagacCGGGTGGCAGCAggcagaggcagaggcagaggagggggagagggaagtggagagggaaaatgaagatgaggagagagaggaggatggGAGGATCGTAGATACGGAGGAAAACTGGCCATTGGCGGCGGAAGCAGATGCAGCTAATTCCAATTTCGATGGCGACGAAATGGAGATGTTTGACAGCATCCGCCCGGAGACCTTTGTCTTtgatacggagtaccggCAGTGGGAGTTGTCTATGGGGTTGGAACTCTGA
- a CDS encoding putative aliphatic nitrilase (cyanide hydratase), whose translation MTTPQPSQVRVAVTQAEPVWLDLKATVDKTCSLIAEAASKGAQLVSFPECWIPGYPAWIWTRPVDQELHSRYIQNSLTVSSPEMTQICKSANENNVIVVLGFSENIHNSLYISQAIISNTGSILTTRKKIKATHMERTIFGDAFADCLDSVVETAVGRVGALSCWEHIQPLLKYHTCAQREAIHVAAWPPLFEWGGPEDESLFSMSRDGTIALARTYAIESSSFVLHTTAVISQEGVEKMRTATGAIMNMPGGGSSAIFGPDGRLLSKPLLPTEEGIIYADLEMHDIYKSKAFVDVLGHYSRPDLLWLGVGSCDRRHVKEDAEERREDRVEVL comes from the exons ATGACTACCCCACAGCCGTCCCAAGTCCGTGTTGCCGTGACCCAGGCCGAGCCCGTTTGGCTCGACCTCAAAGCAACCGTCGACAAGACATGCAGCCTCATCGCTGAGGCCGCCTCCAAGGGCGCCCAGCTGGTGTCCTTCCCCGAATGTTGGATTCCGGGCTATCCAGCTTGGATCTG GACACGCCCCGTCGACCAGGAGCTACACTCACGCTACATTCAGAACTCGTTGACGGTTTCATCCCCCGAAATGACTCAAATCTGCAAATCCGCCAACGAAAACAAcgtcatcgtcgtcctcgGCTTCTCCGAGAACATCCACAACAGCCTCTACATCTCCCAAGCGATCATCTCGAATACGGGAtccatcctcaccacccgcaagaagatcaaagCCACACACATGGAGCGCACCATCTTTGGGGACGCATTCGCCGACTGCCTCGACAGTGTCGTGGAGACTGCCGTTGGACGAGTGGGCGCCTTGTCGTGCTGGGAGCATATCCAGCCCTTGCTAAAGTATCATACATGCGCGCAACGAGAAGCGATCCACGTCGCGGCGTGGCCGCCATTGTTTGAGTGGGGCGGGCCGGAGGATGAGAGTCTGTTCTCTATGTCGAGGGATG GAACTATTGCGCTCGCACGTACCTACGCCATTGAATCATCCTCATTTGTCCTCCACACGACGGCGGTCATCAGCCAAGAGGGCGTCGAAAAGATGCGTACCGCCACAGGCGCGATAATGAACATGCCTGGTGGTGGAAGCTCGGCTATCTTTGGCCCCGACGGCCGGCTTCTTTCCAAGCCTCTGCTGCCGACCGAGGAGGGTATTATCTATGCCGATCTAGAAATGCATGATATTTACAAGTCCAAGGCCTTTGTGGACGTTCTGGGCCACTACAGCCGGCCGGATCTGCTGTGGTTGGGCGTGGGATCTTGCGATAGGAGGCATGTGAAGGAGGACGCcgaggaaaggagagaagacCGAGTCGAGGTTCTGTGA
- a CDS encoding putative MFS transporter produces MFSEKHQLLFGPPVSSTDPLTWSHLRKELLFATIIFGSCATGSLGPLLVPAFVSLAADLQVSLTSITLLNGSLVMALGLSAYVCSCSARCFGKRSVYLFTTILVLAACCWGAASKSYTSLLASRVFQGLGMGGFFALAGTASINDIYNVDERGWRVGLWNFAVIVSVNLTPIISGTVISALSWRWAFWLQAIQFGVLLAAVIFFFPETTFRREISGSRPTTCNLETSSDDHTLDHPELDTEEKGGRPVVTSASIESIPVQRHNSFFVFIEPLAIVIDPIVIWGSIMWSMTFTWTILLGAVASQIFTAPPYNMSTVAVGSLTGIGPLIGSALGTVIGGFLCDLSSKSMAGKNAGIYEPEFRLPVMLPATLAIIVGAFGLGAATQYGLSAVVCGVFMAILNFAVGMGCTGIVAYTNDACGQRAGDCFGLAMVAKSAFAFGLSFVFNDFVVKRGTLIFFSTFGAVSVAVMLTNIPLFIWGKQIRAWADGRDLLRRRNIRM; encoded by the exons ATGTTTTCCGAGAAGCACCAGCTACTATTCGGACCTCCAGTGTCCTCCACAGACCCGCTAACATGGAGTCATTTGCGAAAAGAGCTTTTATTCGCGACTATCATCTTTGGATCCTGCGCGACCGGCTCTCTAGGCCCGCTTCTAGTTCCAGCCTTTGTTTCCTTGGCCGCAGATCTCCAAGTGAGCCTGACTAGTATCACATTGCTTAACGGAAGCCTGGTCATGGCTCTAGGGCTCAGCGCCTACGTTTGTTCTTGCTCTGCTCGGTGCTTCGGCAAGCGATCGGTTTACCTCTTTACGACGATTTTGGTGCTCGCCGCATGCTGCTGGGGTGCAGCATCGAAGTCTTACACCTCGCTGCTTGCATCGCGTGTGTTTCAAG GGTTGGGTATGGGTGGCTTCTTCGCCCTCGCTGGTACAGCTTCCATTAATGATATCTACAACGTGGACGAGCGCGGCTGGCGCGTTGGCCTGTGGAACTTCGCTGTTATTGTTTCAGTCAACCTCACGCCCATCATCAGCGGTACCGTGATTTCAGCGCTCTCCTGGCGCTGGGCCTTCTGGCTCCAGGCCATCCAATTTGGCGTCCTCCTTGCAGCCgtgatcttcttcttccccgaaACTACATTTCGTCGTGAGATCTCTGGCAGTCGACCTACCACATGCAACCTAGAAACGTCTTCGGACGACCACACCTTAGATCACCCAGAGCTTGACACCGAAGAAAAGGGTGGCCGGCCGGTTGTGACCAGTGCCAGCATCGAATCGATCCCCGTCCAACGCCATAACTCCTTTTTCGTCTTCATCGAGCCCCTTGCCATCGTGATCGACCCTATCGTCATCTGGGGTAGCATCATGTGGTCTATGACCTTTACCTGGACGATCCTCCTCGGCGCCGTCGCATCACAAATCTTTACTGCACCACCCTACAACATGTCCACCGTAGCCGTCGGTAGCCTTACCGGCATTGGGCCTTTGATAGGCTCAGCGCTGGGTACTGTGATTGGTGGGTTTCTGTGCGATCTCAGCAGCAAGTCCATGGCTGGCAAGAATGCCGGAATATACGAGCCCGAGTTCCGTCTACCGGTCATGCTTCCTGCGACTCTGGCTATCATAGTGGGTGCCTTTGGGCTGGGTGCTGCGACGCAGTATGGGCTATCTGCTGTGGTATGTGGCGTGTTCATGGCAATTTTGAATTTTGCCGTGGGTATGGGATGTACAGGAATCGTGGCCTATACCAACGATGCTTGCGGGCAGCGGGCAGGAGATTGTTTTGGGTTGGCGATGGTTGCCAAAAGTGCGTTTGCATTCGGGCTATCATTTGTCTTTAATGATTTTGTGGTAAAGAGGGGGaccttgattttcttttcgacATTTGGCGCTGTGAGTGTGGCCGTGATGCTCACGAATATTCCGCTCTTCATTTGGGGCAAACAGATCCGGGCATGGGCAGATGGGCGGGATTTGCTTCGACGCAGGAATATCCGTATGTAA
- a CDS encoding putative aliphatic nitrilase, with protein sequence MVRRANELTRKGNNNQTVHEIVAKWDLENLTIAAVREAPVNWPLPMLNKDWDGVTLDLNATVDLGISLIKKASENQARVIGFPEVWFPGYPKGILNSENPNPWFEYHVRDYIENSLVIGSDNWNKLVQAAVDNEIYVGLSFSERDAAHLYMAQALISPDGEILIHRHKLRPSAQERDLWSDGTVDQIYAVSTPIGRIGMLSCGEHTAPEATFIMQSQTEDIHIGSWPLVPDFGNASLTYESAEVITALGRVYAILGNTVVLQAAIGTATLFPAGSSAVWSQTVANVSFTDQPLVYRSFNASAFSSTTYNTEGEVSWGTLQAINQGFRQYIPQKTGEYVAWHQNLLTDLYNESKV encoded by the exons ATGGTCCGTCGAGCAAACGAGTTAACAAGGAAGGGCAATAACAACCAGACAGTACACGAGATTGTCGCCAAATGGGATCTGGAAAATCTTACTATTGCTGCTGTCCGGGAAGCACCTGTTAACTGGCCTCTTCCAATGCTGAACAAGGACTGGGATGGGGTCACCCTTGACTTGAACGCCACTGTCGACTTGGGCATTAGTCTGATCAAAAAGGCCTCTGAAAACCAGGCACGTGTGATTGGATTTCCTGAGGTTTGGTTTCCCGGTTATCCTAAG GGGATTCTTAACTCCGAAAATCCTAATCCTTGGTTTGAATACCATGTCAGGGACTATATCGAGAATTCCCTAGTGATTGGAAGCGATAACTGGAATAAGCTTGTACAAGCGGCGGTCGACAACGAGATCTATGTT GGACTGTCCTTCTCCGAAAGGGACGCCGCCCATTTGTACATGGCGCAGGCCTTAATATCCCCCGATGGCgagatcctcatccacagaCATAAGCTTAGACCTTCAGCGCAGGAGAGAGACCTGTGGTCCGACGGCACAGTGGATCAAATATACGCTGTCAGTACTCCCATCGGTCGAATTGGCATGCTTTCCTGTGGCGAGCACACAGCCCCCGAAGCGACCTTCATCATGCAATCCCAGACTGAGGATATCCACATCGGATCCTGGCC TTTGGTTCCGGACTTCGGCAATGCCTCTCTCACATATGAGTCCGCGGAAGTCATCACCGCACTGGGTCGTGTATACGCTATTCTCGGTAACACAGTCGTCCTTCAAGCGGCTATCGGTACGGCAACCCTCTTCCCCGCTGGATCGTCGGCTGTCTGGTCACAGACCGTCGCCAATGTCTCTTTCACCGACCAACCGCTTGTCTACCGGTCTTTTAATGCCAGTGCATTCTCGAGTACGACATACAACACTGAGGGTGAAGTTTCTTGGGGAACGCTGCAGGCTATTAATCAGGGATTCAGGCAGTATATTCCGCAGAAAACGGGGGAGTATGTGGCTTGGCACCAGAATCTGCTCACAGATTTATATAATGAGTCAAAGGTTTGA